One window from the genome of Rhea pennata isolate bPtePen1 chromosome 16, bPtePen1.pri, whole genome shotgun sequence encodes:
- the LOC134147890 gene encoding WAP four-disulfide core domain protein 2-like produces MLPASSTLVLVGLLALWAELPPASAQNDTTKAGVCPDPAVEEANCTLGCQSDSDCESTRKCCPAACGRACQDPDEKPGTCPPVKPGIPMLGLCLNQCKTDSNCSGALKCCRNGCGKVSCVTPLH; encoded by the exons ATGCTCCCGGCCAGCAGCACGCTCGTCCTCGTGGGGCTCCTGGCGCTCTGGGCCGAGCTGCCGCCGGCATCTGCCCAGAATGACACCA CGAAAGCCGGCGTGTGCCCAGACCCGGCGGTGGAGGAGGCGAACTGCACCCTCGGGTGCCAGTCTGACAGCGACTGCGAGAGCACCCGCAAGTGCTGCCCGGCCGCCTGCGGCAGGGCCTGCCAGGACCCCGACG AGAAGCCGGGCACCTGCCCGCCCGTGAAGCCGGGGATCCCCATGCTGGGGCTCTGCTTGAACCAGTGCAAGACGGACTCCAACTGCTCCGGGGCCCTGAAGTGCTGCAGGAACGGCTGCGGCAAGGTCTCCTGCGTGACTCCGCTCCACTGA
- the LOC134147976 gene encoding WAP four-disulfide core domain protein 3-like produces MPGERVLFLLLLALLPPMLALPPGAGGQGTAPMGTLLPPPPLPLRRWALRGRWPPAATAAPGKAGECPVGSAGLPQPSRLYCLSDHSCPGAEKCCDTGQSRTCLLPAAAHPGYCPAASAAGAETCGTSCHNDTACGPGQKCCSLSCCTRCVGAQPAKPGLCPRKRALRSGAACANRCADDRGCPGSQKCCFSGCGLACAAPQTAKPGTCPVLLRGSLGPCAELCHADGDCPGTAKCCGTGCGRICKPPMEVRPGLCPAAAGAAGCLALCLQDRDCPPGRKCCLLPCGRACVPPLRGST; encoded by the exons atGCCCGGCGAGCGTGTGCTCTTCCTGCTActcctggccctgctgccccccaTGCTGGCCCTGCCGCCGGGGGCTGGGGGCCAGGGCACTGCCCCCATGGGCACCCTGCTGCCACCACCGCCACTGCCCCTGCGGCGCTGGGCCCTGCGCGGGCGCTggccccccgccgccaccgcggcACCGGGCAAGGCGGGCGAGTGCCCGGTGGGGAGCGCTGGGCTCCCACAGCCCTCCCGGCTCTACTGCCTCTCCGACCACAGCTGCCCCGGCGCCGAGAAGTGCTGCGACACCGGGCAGAGCAGGacctgcctcctccccgctgCAG CGCACCCGGGCTACTGCCCCGCCGCCAGCGCTGCTGGCGCCGAGACCTGCGGGACGAGCTGCCACAACGACACCGCCTGCGGCCCCGGGCAGAAGTGCTGCAGTCTCAGCTGCTGCACCCGCTGCGTGGGAGCCCAGCCAG CCAAGCCCGGCCTCTGCCCGAGGAAGCGCGCCCTGCGGAGCGGCGCCGCCTGCGCCAACCGCTGCGCCGACGAccgcggctgccccggctcccAGAAGTGCTGCTTCTCCGGCTGCGGCCTGGCGTGCGCCGCCCCGCAGACAG CCAAGCCCGGCACCTGCCCCGTGCTGCTGCGTGGCTCCCTGGGACCCTGCGCGGAGCTGTGCCACGCCGACGGCGACTGCCCCGGCACCGCCAAGTGCTGCGGCACCGGCTGCGGCCGAATCTGCAAGCCGCCCATGGAGG TGCGGCCCGGgctctgccccgccgccgccggagctgCCGGGTGCCTGGCGCTGTGCTTGCAGGACAGGGACTGTCCCCCCGGCCGcaagtgctgcctgctgccctgcGGCCGGGCGTGCGTCCCCCCGCTCCGGG gctcAACCTAG
- the LOC134147977 gene encoding NF-X1-type zinc finger protein NFXL1-like codes for MARPRGRGGDGEATALQGHPAASHLALPAPTARAPLRVAEEASPAPATAEPQHREPQHRRRCHHDRDCPRAEACCQHRCSRECHVHRREEVAPVPAAPEPRHWRRCHHDRDCPRAEACCQHRCSRECHVHRRERHQQRSCRHDQDCPRAERCCRHRCSPECPAGTEGVPRAAPAWPGRMRCRSDEDCDGGETCCGAWCAWECSPWSQEKPGFCPASPGLYSSYECVARCRGDSECPAEQKCCLRGCDYVCLPPAREKPGICPLSEEIASLPPPCKASCAEDRQCPGHDKCCDSRCGHVCLAPERDKPGECPKMRPRQTPEPCVEEDACVHDRDCPRQEKCCFAGCAMRCILPAREHPGTCPRARPCREPGGRHDNQCLDDSICPRGEKCCDVGCSWQCVAVLRESQDGAAGPCVEECSADAQCPQGQRCASAGCSRVCEDVPGGAVGVCPVPQDAGTCLDLCSFDEECPWGEKCCSNGCGHVCMPASLEERDTAAVPQHGAGPCVDECSADTQCPQGQRCAGAGCSRVCVDVPRGAVGACPVPWGRGTCLDLCSSDEECPWDQKCCSNGCGHVCTPALGAGSNKASVCQSPAASASLQHWVPHGSLQHRAEGQDGTGPVAQPQQGIIGQLPAGGEGGGGEGRLSAGSWG; via the exons atGGCgaggccccggggccgcggtgGGGACGGCGAGGCCACCGCCCTGCAAGGCCACCCGGCTGCATCTCACCTCGCCCTGCCAGCACCCACGGCCCGGGCGCCGCTCCGTGTTGCGGAGGAAGCCAGCCCGGCCCCTGCCACCGCGGAGCCGCAGCACCGGGAGCCGCAGCACCGGCGCCGATGCCACCACGACCGGGACTGTCCCCGCGCCGAGGCGTGCTGCCAGCACCGCTGCAGCCGGGAGTGCCACGTGCACCGCCGAG AGGAGGTCGCCCCGGTGCCCGCCGCCCCGGAGCCACGCCACTGGCGCCGATGCCACCACGACCGGGACTGTCCCCGCGCCGAGGCGTGCTGCCAGCACCGCTGCAGCCGGGAGTGCCACGTGCACCGCCGAG AGCGGcaccagcagaggagctgccgCCATGACCAGGACTGCCCACGCGCCGAGAGGTGCTGCCGGCACCGCTGCAGCCCCGAGTGCCCCGCCGGGACGGAGG GGGTCCCCAGGGCTGCGCCGGCCTGGCCTGGAAGGATGAGGTGCCGGAGCGACGAGGACTGCGACGGAGGAGAGACGTGCTGCGGCGCCTGGTGCGCCTGGGAGTGCAGCCCGTGGAGCCAGG AGAAGCCCGGCTTCTGCCCCGCCAGCCCCGGGCTCTACTCCAGCTACGAGTGCGTGGCCAGGTGCCGAGGGGACAGCGAGTGCCCCGCGGAGCAGAAGTGCTGCCTGCGCGGCTGCGACTACGTGTGCCTGCCCCCGGCCCGAG AGAAACCGGGAATCTGCCCCCTGAGCGAGGAGATAGCGTCGCTCCCGCCCCCGTGCAAGGCCTCGTGCGCCGAGGACCGGCAGTGCCCGGGCCACGACAAGTGCTGCGACAGCAGGTGCGGCCACGTGTGCTTGGCCCCCGAGCGAG ACAAACCCGGCGAGTGCCCGAAAATGAGGCCGCGGCAGACGCCCGAGCCGTGTGTGGAGGAGGACGCCTGCGTCCACGACCGGGACTGCCCCAGGCAGGAGAAGTGCTGCTTTGCTGGCTGCGCCATGCGCTGCATCCTCCCCGCGAGAG AGCACCCCGGGACGTGCCCCCGGGCGAGGCCGTGCCGGGAGCCGGGCGGCAGACACGACAACCAGTGCCTGGACGACAGCATCTGCCCACGAGGCGAGAAGTGCTGTGACgtgggctgcagctggcagtGCGTGGCCGTGCTCAGAG AGAGCCAGGACGGGGCCGCCGGGCCGTGCGTGGAGGAGTGCAGCGCCGACGCGCAGTGTCCCCAGGGACAGAGGTGCGCCAGCGCCGGCTGCAGCCGTGTCTGCGAGGACGTGCCCGGAG GGGCGGTGGGAGTGTGCCCCGTCCCCCAGGATGCTGGGACCTGCCTGGACCTGTGCAGCTTCGACGAGGAGTGTCCCTGGGGCGAGAAGTGCTGCAGCAACGGCTGCGGCCATGTGTGCATGCCGGCCTCCCTTGAAG AGCGTGACACCGCCGCCGTGCCGCAGCACGGTGCCGGGCCGTGCGTGGACGAGTGCAGCGCCGACACGCAGTGTCCCCAGGGACAGAGGTGTGCCGGCGCCGGCTGCAGCCGCGTCTGCGTGGACGTGCCCAGAG GGGCGGTGGGAGCgtgccctgtgccctggggcCGCGGGACCTGCCTGGACCTGTGCAGCTCCGACGAGGAGTGTCCCTGGGACCAGAAGTGCTGCAGCAACGGCTGCGGCCACGTGTGCACGCCGGCGCTGGGCG CCGGCAGCAATAAAGCGAGCGTGTGCCAGTCTCCTGCGGCCTCCGCGTCTCTGCAGCACTGGGTGCCCCACGGGAGCCTGCAGCACCGTGCGGAGGGGCAGGATGGGACCGGCCCCGTGGCTCAGCCCCAACAGGGCATCATCGGCCAGCTCCcggcgggaggggagggcggcggAGGAGAGGGACGCCTGTCAGCAGGGAGTTGGGGCTGA
- the LOC134147877 gene encoding mitotic apparatus protein p62-like: MCSSSQGRLVCKPVAAGGIPGTTSPVPASGAERQPQEEMTGIALPGKPPFLREKPSSISNPESSRVTPAKNLESGEHPVSEEKHPSGEKPVASVTPATGENPVSRVKPTSGKKPTVAEKPETGKKPETGGEPASEGKPEAEGKPEAEEKPVSGEKTESEQGDNGEDDDDDDDDDDGGDGDDDEKNEHETYDNDNNDNYHYEDEDDGEDDDGDDDGGDDDDSDGGDDSGSDGEDVW, encoded by the exons atgtgcagcagctcccagggaaGGCTCGTCTGCAAAcctgttgctgctggtg GGATCCCGGGAACAACTTCTCCTGTCCCTGCTAGTGGTGCAGAGAGACAACCACAGGAAGAGATGACAGGAATTGCTTTGCCAGGGAAACCCCCCTTTTTAAGGGAAAAACCCAGCTCTATTTCAAACCCTGAATCCAGCAGAGTCACCCCAGCCAAGAACCTGGAGTCAGGTGAACATCCAGTGTCTGAAGAGAAGCACCCATCTGGGGAAAAGCCAGTGGCTTCTGTGACACCTGCAACAGGGGAGAACCCAGTGTCCAGGGTGAAGCCCACATCAGGGAAGAAACCCACAGTAGCTGAGAAGCCAGAGACTGGGAAGAAGCCAGAGACTGGAGGAGAGCCAGCATCTGAGGGGAAGCCGGAGGCTGAGGGGAAGCCAGAGGCTGAGGAGAAGCCTGTGTCGGGAGAGAAGACAGAGTCTGAGCAGGGTGACAATGGAGAGGATgacgatgatgatgatgatgacgaCGACGGTGGTGATGGTGATGATGATgagaaaaatgaacatgaaaCCTATGACAACGATAATAATGACAACTACCACTACGAGGATGAAGATGATGGTGAAGATGATGATGGTGATGACGACGGTGGTGATGATGATGACAGCGATGGTGGTGATGACAGTGGCAGTGATGGTGAGGATGTCTGGTGA